A genomic region of Rheinheimera sp. MMS21-TC3 contains the following coding sequences:
- the yrfG gene encoding GMP/IMP nucleotidase, whose product MLHWAEIDTVLLDMDGTLLDLHFDNYFWQYHLPKRWVEISGIDKNIAQQQLNQAYVNLAGKLEWYCLDYWSQHLQLPITELKREIMTKIAMRSDTAVFLQALKDSGRKVILLTNAHPDSLALKVECTNLASYIDTRISTHEFGVTKENAALWHKVQQKFGFNPANTLFVDDSLPILQAAKDFGIKHLLAVANPDSKKSNNIITDFPAITDYNTLIADILRPRT is encoded by the coding sequence ATGTTGCATTGGGCTGAAATTGACACTGTATTACTCGATATGGACGGCACTTTGCTGGACTTACATTTTGATAATTATTTTTGGCAATACCATTTACCTAAGCGCTGGGTAGAGATAAGTGGCATAGATAAAAATATAGCTCAGCAACAGTTAAACCAAGCCTATGTCAATTTAGCGGGTAAATTAGAGTGGTATTGTTTAGATTATTGGAGCCAACATCTACAACTGCCTATCACCGAGCTTAAGCGTGAAATAATGACTAAAATTGCTATGCGCAGTGATACAGCTGTCTTTTTACAAGCCCTAAAAGACAGTGGCCGAAAAGTAATTTTACTTACTAATGCCCATCCAGATAGTTTAGCCTTAAAAGTTGAGTGCACCAATCTAGCAAGTTACATTGATACTCGTATCTCTACCCATGAATTTGGGGTAACGAAAGAAAATGCTGCCCTGTGGCATAAAGTACAACAAAAATTTGGCTTTAATCCAGCTAATACTTTATTTGTTGATGACAGCTTACCCATTTTACAGGCAGCTAAAGACTTTGGCATCAAACACTTATTAGCCGTAGCAAATCCTGATAGCAAAAAAAGCAATAATATTATTACTGATTTTCCGGCTATTACTGACTATAACACGCTAATTGCTGATATCTTAAGGCCTAGAACCTAA
- the gspI gene encoding type II secretion system minor pseudopilin GspI: MMQVKQNYGFTLLELLVAMAIFATAGIAIMQGTSAHIRSITMMEDSTFASFIANNQMQLILLDKAWPGKEKQQGEVEQGNRKWLWQLDNEKLEDNDLRIIKIRVSLAAAPDDILYSIQSYKGKPNG, encoded by the coding sequence ATGATGCAGGTTAAGCAGAACTATGGTTTTACTTTATTAGAGCTGTTAGTGGCTATGGCTATTTTTGCTACAGCAGGTATTGCCATTATGCAGGGCACCTCTGCCCATATTCGTAGCATTACTATGATGGAAGACAGTACCTTTGCTAGCTTTATTGCTAATAACCAAATGCAGTTAATTTTATTAGATAAAGCCTGGCCCGGTAAAGAAAAGCAGCAAGGAGAGGTGGAGCAAGGTAACAGAAAGTGGCTGTGGCAGCTAGACAACGAAAAGCTGGAAGATAACGATTTACGAATAATTAAAATACGGGTCAGTTTGGCGGCCGCGCCAGATGATATTTTATATAGTATTCAAAGTTATAAGGGTAAGCCTAATGGCTAG
- the gspJ gene encoding type II secretion system minor pseudopilin GspJ has protein sequence MARLAGFTFIEMLLSVALFALVGLASISVLTSVTKSDELSRESSQRLIEIQRTMLMLERDFMQISARHVRVDGDPAEKSRLIGGQYLFESEDHGVSFSHQGWRNPGMILPRSEIQAVAYRLQEGVLQRLFTLYPDAVTGTEPRIQLLQSDLTGFTVGYLQGEQWQESWQDSNLPAAVKITLQHTYLGQIERIFMLPDGLASEDDLR, from the coding sequence ATGGCTAGGCTTGCAGGTTTTACCTTTATAGAAATGCTGCTATCAGTGGCATTATTTGCGCTGGTAGGCTTAGCCTCAATATCAGTATTAACAAGTGTGACCAAAAGTGATGAATTATCTCGGGAGTCTAGCCAAAGATTAATAGAAATTCAGCGCACTATGTTAATGCTAGAGCGTGACTTTATGCAAATTAGTGCTAGACATGTGCGCGTTGATGGCGATCCTGCCGAAAAAAGCCGGTTAATTGGTGGTCAATATCTATTTGAAAGTGAAGATCACGGTGTTAGTTTTAGTCACCAAGGTTGGCGTAATCCAGGTATGATTTTACCGCGAAGTGAAATTCAAGCTGTGGCTTATCGGTTACAAGAAGGCGTATTACAGCGTTTATTTACTTTATATCCAGATGCTGTAACTGGTACTGAACCTAGAATTCAGTTATTACAAAGTGATTTAACCGGTTTTACAGTAGGCTATTTACAAGGCGAACAATGGCAGGAAAGCTGGCAAGATAGTAATTTGCCAGCAGCAGTAAAAATAACTTTGCAGCATACTTATTTAGGCCAAATAGAACGGATTTTTATGTTGCCAGATGGCTTAGCTAGCGAGGATGATTTGCGATGA
- the gspE gene encoding type II secretion system ATPase GspE: MAELEQLEQLAAEEVKPVSSRIRLPFGFAKRHGVLLQQQKEGWLLSVHTATSAQAVLEVRRMLAEPFTIARLSPIEFETLLEASYQRDSSEAQQLMEDIGKEVNLASLADDIPETEDLLENEDDAPIIKLINAMLGEAIKLGASDIHVETFEKALIIRFRVDGILREVLRPNRRLSSLLVSRIKVMAKLDIAEKRLPQDGRISLRIAGRAVDVRVSTMPSSHGERVVLRLLDKNNSHLNLADLGMTGTVQTAFAELILKPHGIILVTGPTGSGKSTTLYAGLTDINTKDRNILTVEDPIEYELEGIGQTQVNSKVNMTFARGLRAILRQDPDVVMVGEIRDLETAQIAVQASLTGHLVLSTLHTNTAAGAITRLEDMGVEAFLLSSSLLGVLAQRLVRTLCTHCKQPHQPDAEECRLLGVTQASETIIYRAKGCEQCNLSGYRGRTGIHELLQIDEHIRELIHNGKGEQAIEKYVRQHSPSIRSDGFSKVLKGITTLEEVLRVTREDV; encoded by the coding sequence ATGGCAGAACTGGAACAGCTAGAGCAGCTTGCTGCTGAAGAAGTTAAACCGGTAAGTAGCCGGATCCGACTGCCCTTTGGTTTTGCCAAGCGCCATGGTGTGCTGTTACAGCAACAAAAAGAAGGCTGGTTATTGTCGGTTCATACCGCCACATCGGCGCAAGCGGTATTAGAAGTTCGGCGCATGCTAGCCGAGCCTTTTACTATTGCTCGCTTATCGCCTATTGAATTTGAAACCTTGTTAGAAGCTAGTTATCAACGCGACTCTTCAGAAGCACAGCAATTAATGGAAGACATTGGTAAAGAAGTAAATTTAGCTTCATTAGCAGATGATATCCCAGAAACAGAAGATCTTTTAGAAAACGAAGACGATGCACCTATTATTAAACTAATTAATGCCATGCTAGGTGAGGCCATTAAATTAGGCGCCTCTGATATTCATGTTGAAACCTTTGAAAAAGCTTTAATTATCCGCTTTAGGGTCGATGGTATTTTACGTGAAGTACTGCGGCCTAATAGACGTTTATCCAGTTTATTAGTCTCACGGATAAAAGTAATGGCCAAGCTGGATATTGCTGAAAAGCGCTTGCCGCAAGATGGCCGGATCAGCTTGCGCATAGCCGGTCGTGCGGTTGATGTGCGGGTGTCTACTATGCCATCTAGTCATGGCGAGCGGGTGGTATTACGCTTATTAGATAAAAACAACTCGCATTTAAATTTAGCCGATTTAGGCATGACCGGCACGGTACAAACTGCCTTTGCGGAGCTTATTTTAAAGCCGCACGGAATTATTTTGGTTACAGGTCCAACTGGCTCGGGTAAAAGTACTACCTTATATGCCGGTTTAACTGATATTAATACCAAAGATAGAAATATTTTAACGGTAGAAGACCCCATTGAATATGAGTTAGAAGGCATTGGTCAAACGCAAGTTAATAGTAAAGTAAATATGACCTTTGCTCGTGGCTTGCGCGCTATCCTACGCCAAGACCCCGATGTCGTGATGGTAGGTGAAATTCGTGATCTAGAAACCGCTCAAATCGCAGTGCAGGCCAGTTTAACGGGCCATTTAGTGTTATCCACTTTACATACTAACACTGCCGCTGGTGCTATTACCCGATTAGAGGATATGGGAGTAGAAGCCTTTTTACTTTCATCCAGCTTACTTGGTGTGCTAGCGCAGCGTTTGGTTCGTACTTTATGCACTCACTGTAAGCAGCCACATCAGCCTGATGCTGAAGAATGTCGTTTATTAGGTGTGACACAAGCAAGTGAGACAATTATTTATCGCGCTAAAGGCTGTGAGCAGTGTAACTTAAGCGGTTATCGTGGCCGAACAGGTATTCATGAGTTATTACAAATTGATGAGCATATTCGCGAGTTAATTCATAATGGTAAAGGCGAGCAGGCCATTGAAAAATATGTTAGACAGCATAGCCCAAGTATACGCTCGGATGGCTTTAGTAAAGTATTAAAGGGCATTACCACCCTAGAAGAAGTGTTGCGAGTAACGCGAGAGGATGTTTAG
- the nudE gene encoding ADP compounds hydrolase NudE: protein MTNKQKPQILQQKIVARSLLFKVEQLNLQFSNGERRVYERLRGSGNGAVMIIACPDVDSFYLVREYCAGSDNYQLGFPKGGIDAGESVVEAANRELKEEIGFGAKRFVSLKPLALAPSHFNATMHIVLALDLYPESLPGDEPEPLELVRWLRCDSLALLQQPDFTEARSVAGLFLAQQYLEANPDVFKSTA from the coding sequence ATGACAAATAAACAAAAACCACAGATATTACAGCAGAAAATAGTGGCGCGAAGCCTACTATTTAAAGTTGAGCAGTTAAATTTACAGTTTAGTAACGGTGAGCGGCGAGTGTACGAACGATTACGCGGCAGCGGTAACGGTGCTGTGATGATTATTGCCTGCCCAGATGTAGATAGCTTTTATTTAGTTCGGGAGTATTGTGCTGGCAGTGATAATTACCAGTTAGGTTTCCCAAAAGGTGGTATTGATGCGGGTGAAAGCGTAGTTGAAGCGGCTAATCGAGAATTAAAAGAAGAAATAGGTTTTGGTGCTAAACGTTTTGTTAGCTTAAAGCCTTTGGCTTTAGCCCCTAGCCATTTTAATGCTACAATGCATATAGTACTGGCATTGGATTTATATCCAGAATCCTTGCCAGGAGATGAACCAGAGCCGTTAGAACTTGTTCGCTGGTTAAGGTGTGATAGTTTAGCTTTATTACAGCAACCTGATTTCACAGAGGCAAGAAGTGTTGCCGGTCTGTTTTTAGCGCAGCAATATTTGGAAGCGAATCCGGATGTTTTTAAGTCAACTGCTTGA
- the gspF gene encoding type II secretion system inner membrane protein GspF codes for MAAFEYQALTATGRTTKGVLEADNARHARSLLREQKLTPISVMVASQQEKLLASGKQWFKRKISASELALITRQIATLVEAALPIESALLAVAEQCDKPRLKNMMMTVRSKVVEGYSLAEGLAEFPHVFDHLFRSMVAAGEKSGHLDQVLNRLADYTEQRQHMRNQILMASIYPVVMVVVAIGIIGVLLSVVVPKITEQFEYMGQQLPALTRFMIGASEFVQSYGLGLVLAIVMLIIVAQRLLQKPAIKLAYDKKLLNITFIGRITRGVNTARFARTLSILNASAVPLLEAMRISADVLSNSYMKQSVTEAAARVREGTSLRNALDQTKLFPPMMLHMIASGEKSGQLDTMLERAANNLDREFEMTMTVSLEIFKPAVVIILAAMVFLIVMSILLPILELNNMIGK; via the coding sequence GTGGCAGCCTTTGAATATCAAGCATTAACAGCAACAGGACGCACGACTAAAGGGGTGCTTGAAGCGGATAATGCGAGGCATGCCCGCAGTTTATTGCGTGAACAAAAGCTTACGCCTATTAGCGTTATGGTAGCATCACAGCAAGAAAAGCTACTTGCATCAGGTAAGCAGTGGTTTAAGCGCAAAATATCTGCCTCTGAACTAGCCTTAATAACCAGGCAAATTGCCACTTTAGTAGAAGCTGCCTTACCTATTGAAAGCGCTTTACTTGCTGTGGCAGAGCAGTGTGACAAGCCGCGTTTAAAAAACATGATGATGACGGTGCGCTCTAAAGTAGTCGAAGGTTATAGTCTGGCTGAAGGCTTAGCTGAATTTCCGCATGTATTTGATCACCTGTTTCGTTCTATGGTGGCAGCGGGTGAAAAGTCAGGTCATTTAGATCAAGTGTTAAATCGCTTAGCGGATTATACTGAACAACGCCAGCATATGCGCAATCAAATATTAATGGCGTCAATTTATCCTGTGGTTATGGTAGTGGTTGCTATAGGTATTATTGGCGTTTTACTGTCGGTAGTAGTACCTAAAATTACCGAGCAATTCGAATATATGGGCCAACAACTGCCAGCATTAACCCGGTTTATGATTGGCGCTAGCGAGTTTGTACAAAGCTATGGTCTTGGGCTAGTGCTAGCCATAGTCATGCTAATTATAGTTGCCCAGCGCTTATTGCAAAAACCCGCCATCAAATTGGCCTATGATAAAAAGTTATTAAATATCACCTTTATTGGTCGCATTACGCGAGGTGTTAATACGGCACGTTTTGCCCGTACTTTAAGTATTTTAAATGCCAGTGCAGTACCTTTACTGGAAGCTATGCGAATTAGTGCTGACGTATTAAGTAATAGCTATATGAAGCAATCAGTAACAGAAGCTGCCGCAAGAGTTCGGGAAGGTACTTCACTACGTAATGCCTTAGATCAAACTAAGCTATTTCCGCCTATGATGTTGCATATGATTGCCAGTGGTGAGAAAAGTGGTCAGTTAGACACTATGTTAGAGCGAGCCGCAAATAACTTAGATCGTGAATTTGAAATGACAATGACCGTATCGCTAGAAATATTTAAGCCCGCTGTGGTGATTATTTTAGCAGCTATGGTATTTTTAATTGTGATGTCGATTTTATTACCAATTCTAGAACTTAATAATATGATAGGAAAATAA
- the gspG gene encoding type II secretion system major pseudopilin GspG — translation MLKQRGFTLLEVMVVIVILGIIASMVVPNLLGNKEAADIQKTQVDIQQLENVLDMYRLRNGFYPTTEQGLIALVQQATSEPVPRAFPEDGFIKRLPKDPWGEDYILVSPGQLGRIDIFSKGPDRTAGTDDDIGNWDLESDSNK, via the coding sequence ATGTTAAAACAACGGGGTTTTACCCTATTAGAAGTCATGGTCGTTATCGTTATTTTGGGTATTATTGCCAGTATGGTAGTGCCCAACCTATTAGGGAATAAAGAAGCGGCAGATATCCAAAAGACCCAAGTTGATATTCAGCAATTAGAAAACGTTTTAGACATGTATAGGCTGAGAAATGGTTTTTATCCAACAACTGAGCAAGGCTTAATTGCATTAGTTCAGCAAGCAACATCAGAGCCAGTACCACGTGCCTTTCCAGAAGATGGTTTTATTAAGCGGCTACCAAAAGACCCTTGGGGTGAAGATTATATTTTAGTTAGCCCAGGTCAGCTAGGTCGGATTGATATTTTTAGTAAAGGTCCAGATAGAACTGCAGGCACTGATGATGATATTGGTAACTGGGATCTAGAGTCAGATAGCAATAAATAA
- the cysQ gene encoding 3'(2'),5'-bisphosphate nucleotidase CysQ: protein MFLSQLLEPVKAAALEAGTELWQLYQSGNFEQQQKADQSPVTTADLAANAIIIERLSELTPDIPIISEESRLAPLSQRSQWSRYWLIDPMDGTQEFVARSGDFAVSIALVENGWPALGVIYWPKQKVFYYATRNKGAFKQQGQLISKIAVNRFKQGQSLNIAVSRRQPLEPIKRLLHREQDVAYIALGSCSLKSCLIAEGKADCYIRIGPTGEWDTGAVQVIVEEAGGQILDSEFLPLSYNQRDTLANPNFMVLGQASVAWQQLIKAKATLRDLML from the coding sequence ATGTTTTTAAGTCAACTGCTTGAGCCAGTCAAAGCAGCCGCTCTTGAAGCGGGTACTGAATTGTGGCAGTTATATCAAAGTGGTAACTTTGAACAGCAACAAAAGGCTGATCAAAGCCCCGTTACCACAGCTGATCTTGCCGCTAATGCTATTATTATTGAGCGTTTATCAGAGCTTACACCTGATATTCCAATTATTTCAGAAGAGTCTCGTTTAGCCCCTTTGTCGCAACGTAGCCAATGGTCACGTTATTGGTTAATCGATCCTATGGATGGCACTCAAGAATTTGTTGCTCGTAGTGGCGATTTTGCCGTCAGTATTGCGTTAGTAGAAAATGGCTGGCCGGCATTAGGTGTTATCTATTGGCCTAAGCAAAAAGTGTTTTATTATGCGACGCGAAACAAAGGCGCTTTTAAACAACAAGGGCAGCTAATCAGTAAGATAGCGGTTAATCGATTTAAACAAGGCCAGTCTTTAAATATAGCTGTTAGCCGACGCCAGCCGCTAGAGCCAATTAAACGCTTATTACACCGTGAACAAGATGTTGCTTATATAGCCTTGGGTAGTTGCTCTTTAAAAAGCTGTCTAATTGCTGAAGGTAAAGCAGACTGTTATATCCGTATTGGACCAACAGGCGAGTGGGATACTGGCGCTGTACAAGTGATTGTTGAAGAGGCCGGAGGTCAAATACTTGATAGTGAGTTTTTACCCTTAAGTTATAATCAGCGTGATACTTTGGCTAATCCAAACTTTATGGTTCTTGGCCAAGCCAGTGTAGCTTGGCAGCAACTTATCAAGGCTAAAGCAACCTTACGTGATTTAATGCTATAA
- a CDS encoding type II secretion system protein M codes for MKQRVISWWFGLQAREQRIVSIAAVVIVTALFYWLIWQPMHQAKIERERSVAAAEIQLQRLQQALPTLLAGGAANVRSGGSLSQVISNSARGQNITVSRMQPQNEQLALVLEELSFERLLPWLYELQYQHGVQLVSLDLALAEQPGIVKVRRMVVE; via the coding sequence ATGAAGCAGCGAGTGATAAGCTGGTGGTTTGGGTTGCAAGCTCGTGAACAGCGTATTGTTAGTATAGCTGCAGTAGTTATTGTTACAGCGCTATTTTACTGGCTAATATGGCAACCGATGCACCAAGCAAAAATAGAGCGTGAAAGATCGGTAGCAGCAGCAGAGATACAGTTACAGCGCTTACAACAAGCATTGCCTACTTTGTTGGCGGGCGGAGCCGCTAATGTGCGAAGTGGTGGTAGCTTATCTCAGGTTATTAGTAATAGTGCCCGCGGTCAAAATATAACGGTTAGCCGAATGCAGCCGCAAAATGAGCAATTAGCCTTAGTACTTGAAGAATTAAGTTTTGAACGTTTACTACCATGGTTATATGAACTGCAATATCAACACGGAGTACAGCTAGTAAGTTTAGACTTAGCGTTAGCAGAACAGCCAGGTATAGTTAAAGTGCGCCGTATGGTGGTTGAATAA
- a CDS encoding type II secretion system protein N, which translates to MTKSVKLIIFSVAMYLVFMLLLTPAAWWLKLLPLPTTLQLGTVTGTLAQGKVSAVQYQKLYFSELSWQLNGWQLLTGKLQFDIKSGSAKQPNLPYIKATANYGLTGSSLQNSMLKLPVAQVLPMLSLPLPVAASGDLVLDITSFSQGQPKCKTLNGHASWQDAKLQTPTGRWLDLQSLFAELSCANGTLVMTTDGANRLGLDIKAVINAEQLLVNGTLKPDADMPEEVHQAMQFLGKPDANGRYTLKL; encoded by the coding sequence ATGACTAAGTCAGTAAAGCTTATTATCTTTTCGGTAGCAATGTATTTGGTTTTTATGTTGCTACTTACCCCCGCAGCTTGGTGGCTAAAATTGCTTCCTTTACCTACAACTCTTCAGTTAGGTACGGTAACGGGTACCTTAGCGCAAGGTAAAGTAAGCGCCGTGCAATATCAGAAGTTATACTTTTCAGAGTTGAGCTGGCAATTAAATGGCTGGCAGCTATTAACTGGCAAGCTGCAGTTCGATATAAAAAGTGGCAGTGCTAAACAGCCTAATCTGCCATACATTAAAGCTACTGCAAACTATGGCTTAACGGGCAGCAGCTTGCAAAATAGCATGTTAAAGCTACCTGTTGCTCAAGTGTTGCCAATGTTATCGCTGCCATTACCGGTAGCTGCTAGTGGTGATTTAGTCTTAGATATTACTTCTTTTAGCCAAGGCCAGCCAAAGTGTAAAACCTTAAATGGTCATGCAAGTTGGCAAGATGCTAAGCTACAAACTCCGACGGGACGCTGGCTTGACTTACAAAGTCTTTTCGCTGAGTTAAGCTGTGCTAATGGCACTCTAGTTATGACAACAGATGGCGCTAACCGGCTCGGATTAGATATTAAAGCTGTCATAAATGCAGAGCAACTATTGGTTAATGGCACATTAAAACCTGATGCTGACATGCCAGAAGAAGTGCATCAAGCCATGCAATTCCTTGGTAAGCCGGATGCAAATGGTCGCTATACCCTTAAACTCTAA
- the gspH gene encoding type II secretion system minor pseudopilin GspH, with product MRKPSARQAKSTGFTLLEVMLVLLLIGLLATTVVLNFSGESRAERLDKQSIRFQQLFQFVAETAQLKQQEWGFYTKGERYGFLYYDNKNQKWLAADEPKSLSQYQLPEDISLQLDLDGFAAVEDNLLRDLEWQIDDDNQEDDQQATPVLPQVFILSSGEISPFKLIFIEKSALSPLYATVSTEFSIPLTRTFASEEQP from the coding sequence ATGAGAAAGCCTTCGGCTCGTCAGGCTAAGAGTACCGGTTTTACCCTATTAGAAGTCATGCTAGTTCTGTTGCTAATAGGCTTATTAGCAACAACTGTGGTGCTTAACTTTAGTGGTGAAAGCCGGGCTGAGCGGCTAGATAAACAAAGTATACGTTTTCAGCAGTTGTTTCAGTTTGTTGCCGAAACGGCCCAGCTTAAACAACAAGAATGGGGCTTTTACACTAAAGGCGAACGCTATGGTTTTTTATATTATGATAATAAGAACCAAAAATGGTTAGCTGCAGATGAGCCTAAAAGCTTAAGCCAATATCAACTGCCAGAAGATATTAGCTTACAGCTTGATCTTGATGGCTTTGCAGCTGTTGAGGATAATTTATTACGCGACTTAGAGTGGCAAATAGATGATGATAATCAAGAAGATGACCAGCAAGCCACACCCGTGCTACCCCAAGTCTTTATTTTATCTTCAGGTGAAATAAGTCCATTTAAACTGATATTTATTGAAAAAAGTGCTTTATCACCGCTTTATGCCACTGTTAGTACAGAGTTCTCTATTCCGTTAACCCGAACCTTTGCCAGTGAAGAACAACCATGA
- the gspK gene encoding type II secretion system minor pseudopilin GspK, with amino-acid sequence MSSKQTQARTIPTKQRGVALIAVLMVIAIVVIIAASMTSRLRLQIQRQQNIQQQTQAFWYAMAAEQFSRVLLARTITAEETVNLSQDWAQQGATFPVDNGTIAGEITDLRSCFNINALQNASSENGTAKVEFSPAQQAFQRLLELKLPDLTMPAEYLTARIADWLDEDSLLMTSGSAEQDDYASLAYPYYAANTLMASKSELRVILDLTPADYQALAPYVCVIPDDRSLLINVNTLTEQNAVLLSALIPTLTEDAAIEFINSRPETGFTTLEDVTSSAAFADITLADDVKSMLVFKSEYFNLTATAAYLESGFVLTSVLKKTDNNKIKVLARRFGDHG; translated from the coding sequence ATGAGCAGCAAGCAAACACAAGCTAGGACAATACCAACCAAGCAAAGAGGGGTAGCTTTAATAGCAGTGTTAATGGTGATTGCTATTGTGGTTATTATTGCTGCAAGTATGACGAGTCGCTTGCGTTTACAAATCCAACGACAACAAAATATTCAGCAACAAACACAAGCATTCTGGTATGCCATGGCAGCAGAGCAGTTTAGCCGAGTATTATTAGCGAGAACCATAACGGCTGAAGAAACGGTTAACTTGTCACAAGATTGGGCGCAGCAAGGCGCAACTTTTCCGGTTGATAACGGTACTATAGCAGGTGAGATTACAGATTTACGTAGTTGTTTTAATATTAATGCCTTACAAAATGCTAGTAGTGAAAATGGTACGGCAAAAGTAGAGTTTTCTCCAGCGCAGCAAGCCTTTCAGCGTTTATTAGAGCTAAAATTGCCAGACTTGACTATGCCGGCTGAGTATTTAACGGCACGGATAGCTGATTGGTTAGATGAAGACAGTTTATTAATGACGAGTGGCAGTGCAGAGCAAGATGACTATGCCAGCTTAGCATACCCTTATTATGCAGCTAATACCTTAATGGCTAGTAAATCTGAACTTAGAGTAATCCTGGACCTGACCCCAGCAGATTATCAAGCTTTAGCGCCTTATGTCTGCGTTATCCCTGATGATAGAAGTTTATTAATTAACGTTAATACATTAACGGAACAAAATGCAGTGTTGCTATCAGCATTAATACCCACGCTAACAGAAGATGCAGCTATTGAATTTATTAATAGCCGACCTGAGACTGGTTTTACGACTCTTGAAGATGTAACTTCGTCAGCAGCTTTTGCTGATATCACGTTAGCCGATGATGTAAAAAGTATGTTAGTGTTTAAGTCAGAGTATTTCAATTTAACTGCTACTGCTGCTTATTTGGAGTCAGGCTTTGTGCTAACGTCAGTACTAAAAAAAACAGATAATAATAAAATTAAAGTGCTAGCTCGACGATTTGGAGACCATGGGTGA
- the gspL gene encoding type II secretion system protein GspL, translated as MSEQLIIRLGSRAEQPLTWLVWASHNNEVIASGELANVEQLADLATRVGQRQVVALVPASDVVLKQVALPTKPNRQVLQALPYMLEEEQAEDIEQLFIALGDVLVNDGQYSQQVAICQRHRLEQWLDWLQQAGFKVIRLLPDALLLPEQELPACIQLQEQWLVKQEPWQIAAVEQSWWQDYLQLAQLPKLTSYSPWPAENSYPHQLAQPELPLALLAAQLANTQFNLLQAEYKPKRQANTQFSVWRNSAILAVACIGLYLVQLGVTNLQLARQHQQLQQQSISVYKQAFPNESVVNLSLQLQRKLGQVDAGTDFNFLTLLDALQQQLATVPDVSLENLRFDSKLSELRFQAKAGSFQSFEQLKNKLEQAGFSVNQGTLSNDGDKVQGSVAMRGKA; from the coding sequence GTGAGTGAACAATTAATAATTCGGCTTGGTAGCCGAGCAGAACAACCTCTAACTTGGTTAGTGTGGGCAAGTCATAATAATGAAGTGATTGCCAGTGGCGAGCTTGCTAATGTAGAGCAATTAGCCGATTTAGCTACAAGAGTCGGTCAGCGCCAAGTTGTCGCTTTAGTCCCAGCTTCAGATGTAGTACTAAAACAAGTTGCTCTACCGACTAAACCAAATCGGCAAGTGCTACAAGCTTTGCCTTATATGCTAGAGGAAGAGCAAGCAGAGGATATTGAGCAGTTATTTATTGCTTTAGGTGATGTGCTGGTTAATGATGGCCAATATAGCCAGCAGGTAGCTATTTGTCAGCGCCATCGCCTAGAACAATGGTTAGATTGGTTGCAGCAGGCTGGATTTAAGGTTATTCGTTTATTGCCTGATGCTCTTTTACTGCCTGAACAAGAATTACCCGCTTGTATCCAACTGCAAGAGCAATGGTTAGTGAAACAAGAACCATGGCAAATAGCAGCGGTGGAGCAAAGTTGGTGGCAAGATTATTTGCAATTAGCTCAGTTACCTAAGCTTACCAGTTATAGCCCTTGGCCAGCAGAAAACTCTTATCCGCATCAACTGGCACAGCCAGAGTTACCTTTAGCATTGTTAGCTGCGCAGTTGGCTAATACTCAGTTCAATTTATTACAAGCAGAATATAAACCCAAACGACAAGCTAATACTCAGTTTAGTGTCTGGCGCAATAGTGCGATATTAGCAGTGGCTTGTATTGGCCTTTATTTAGTGCAATTAGGTGTTACTAACTTGCAGTTAGCTAGGCAGCATCAGCAATTACAGCAACAAAGCATAAGTGTTTATAAACAGGCCTTCCCAAATGAGTCTGTGGTTAATTTGTCGCTACAACTGCAGCGTAAGCTAGGGCAGGTTGATGCAGGAACTGACTTTAACTTTTTAACCTTACTAGATGCGTTACAACAACAATTAGCTACAGTACCAGATGTTAGCTTAGAAAATTTACGTTTTGACAGCAAATTGTCAGAGCTTAGGTTCCAAGCAAAAGCAGGGAGCTTTCAAAGTTTTGAGCAACTAAAAAATAAACTTGAACAAGCAGGCTTTAGTGTCAATCAAGGCACCTTAAGTAACGATGGTGATAAAGTCCAAGGTAGTGTAGCTATGCGAGGTAAAGCATGA